In one Mucilaginibacter ginsenosidivorax genomic region, the following are encoded:
- a CDS encoding arylsulfatase, with translation MKKLSIAFIVFFLTGLSTWRVHAQQKKPNIILIVVDDMGYADLGSYGSEIHTPNLDKLASQGLRLKEFYNNAICAPTRASILTGQDQHKAGIGYFDQNLGLPAYQGYLNKESLTLAEVLKQNGYSTLMSGKWHVGNDSTSWPNQRGFDHFFGIIGGAANYFNAGYMPLAGAKYPVIIEEDNKRWHKPDDSYYMTDEIGDHAAKFLDEQSKTNKPFFLYLTFNAPHWPLQALPEDIAKYKGRYNIGWDSLRKERIARQVALGLREPNQPLAVRDAEVPNWDNLTYDEQQLWKAKMEVYAAMVDRMDQNVGKVLDKLKQLKKDDNTLIVFISDNGAPAEDVAHGKVHAARNIGPVGTSGSFESQGKNWSFVSNSPLRSFKGALYEGGMSSPLIAWFPGKIKANTIERGTAHLIDLAPTFYDVAGAKYPVVYNGTKTNPLIGKSLAGLFFKGEELNRDKPLFWELWGNRAIREGKWKLVSVFPVNQWELFDIDNDRGETNNLAAKNPDVVRKLSLEYLQWVNANNVVLDFNLIKPKAILDIKAN, from the coding sequence GTGAAAAAACTAAGTATTGCTTTTATAGTATTTTTTTTAACTGGCCTGAGCACCTGGCGGGTACATGCGCAGCAGAAAAAGCCAAATATCATCCTTATTGTGGTTGATGATATGGGGTATGCCGATCTGGGCAGCTATGGTTCTGAAATTCATACGCCCAACCTGGATAAGCTGGCTTCGCAGGGGCTTCGTTTAAAGGAGTTTTACAATAACGCCATCTGCGCGCCAACCCGGGCATCCATATTAACAGGCCAGGATCAGCATAAGGCAGGAATTGGATATTTTGACCAAAACCTGGGTTTGCCGGCTTACCAGGGCTACCTGAATAAGGAATCGTTGACGTTGGCCGAAGTTCTCAAACAAAACGGATATAGTACTTTAATGTCGGGCAAGTGGCACGTGGGCAACGATAGTACCAGCTGGCCAAACCAAAGAGGGTTCGACCATTTCTTCGGCATTATTGGCGGAGCTGCGAATTATTTTAATGCCGGCTATATGCCACTTGCCGGGGCTAAATACCCGGTAATAATTGAAGAAGATAACAAGCGCTGGCACAAACCCGATGATAGTTACTATATGACGGATGAAATTGGCGATCATGCCGCTAAATTTTTAGATGAGCAAAGCAAAACCAATAAACCGTTCTTTTTATACCTTACATTTAACGCGCCACACTGGCCATTACAGGCCTTACCTGAGGACATTGCCAAATACAAAGGACGGTATAACATTGGTTGGGATTCGCTGCGTAAAGAACGCATTGCCCGCCAGGTTGCTTTAGGATTACGCGAACCTAACCAACCGCTTGCCGTGCGGGATGCCGAAGTACCCAACTGGGATAATCTCACCTACGACGAGCAGCAGCTGTGGAAAGCCAAAATGGAGGTGTATGCTGCCATGGTTGACCGTATGGATCAAAATGTTGGTAAAGTACTTGATAAGTTAAAACAGCTGAAAAAGGACGATAATACGCTCATTGTATTTATATCAGATAATGGCGCGCCAGCCGAGGATGTGGCACATGGTAAAGTACACGCGGCCCGTAATATAGGCCCGGTAGGTACATCCGGATCTTTTGAATCGCAGGGAAAAAACTGGTCGTTTGTATCTAACTCGCCGTTACGCTCATTTAAGGGTGCCCTTTATGAAGGTGGCATGAGTTCGCCGCTTATTGCCTGGTTTCCCGGTAAAATAAAGGCAAATACAATTGAAAGAGGTACCGCCCACCTTATTGATCTGGCACCTACATTTTACGATGTGGCAGGGGCAAAATACCCGGTGGTTTATAACGGCACCAAAACCAACCCGTTGATTGGCAAAAGTCTTGCCGGCTTGTTTTTTAAGGGCGAGGAGCTGAACCGCGACAAACCGCTTTTTTGGGAGTTATGGGGTAATCGCGCTATCCGCGAAGGTAAATGGAAATTGGTATCCGTATTCCCGGTGAATCAATGGGAGCTGTTCGATATTGATAACGATCGCGGAGAAACAAATAATTTAGCAGCTAAGAACCCAGATGTGGTGCGAAAGCTTTCATTAGAATACCTGCAGTGGGTAAACGCAAATAATGTAGTTTTGGATTTTAATTTGATAAAACCCAAAGCAATACTGGATATTAAAGCAAATTAA
- a CDS encoding M15 family metallopeptidase: MSKKPSITPDQAKNIAWYLQPVDLDTLLPINVGLRSAQEATMISVLGSPQLPLTTVDQPGKASPLVKKLASTLNISPLIIANGIKPSVQSLNAILTKAFMQEQAAGHDLKSVLSSAYNMLNVRYRKPPKGPPSTQISNHAWGTAIDFKIITQDFLGDTHSTIPKYIEVLLPLFNEAGWYSGISFHDTMHFEVSDGTIHQWSAEGKFKI; the protein is encoded by the coding sequence ATGTCAAAGAAACCAAGTATCACCCCCGATCAGGCTAAAAATATAGCCTGGTATCTGCAACCTGTTGATTTAGATACCTTGCTCCCCATTAATGTTGGGTTGCGCTCGGCACAGGAAGCAACTATGATATCTGTCCTCGGTTCGCCCCAATTACCACTTACCACGGTTGATCAGCCCGGTAAAGCAAGCCCACTGGTAAAGAAGCTTGCATCCACCTTAAATATCAGCCCTTTAATTATCGCTAACGGTATTAAGCCTTCTGTTCAAAGCCTTAATGCTATACTTACAAAAGCCTTTATGCAGGAACAAGCTGCGGGTCATGATCTTAAAAGTGTACTTAGCTCGGCATATAATATGCTAAATGTTCGTTACCGCAAGCCGCCAAAGGGCCCTCCGTCTACACAAATCAGTAATCATGCCTGGGGTACTGCTATTGATTTTAAGATAATTACCCAGGACTTTTTGGGCGATACACATTCAACCATACCTAAATATATTGAAGTATTACTACCTCTTTTTAACGAAGCCGGCTGGTATTCCGGAATAAGTTTCCATGATACAATGCACTTCGAAGTTTCCGACGGAACTATTCATCAATGGTCGGCCGAAGGAAAATTTAAGATTTAA
- a CDS encoding SMP-30/gluconolactonase/LRE family protein gives MKPIKVLLLFVCFISSLAVSAQSPAENYPVDPASIDQTGVPKGDMMEFKFDSSKIFPGTTRKYWVYVPAAYDGKKPACLYVNQDGIQFKAPVVFDNLIYKKEMPVTIAVFVQPGSIPAEDADNALNRNNRSYEYDGLGDNYVKFLIQELLPEVEKQKTKTGKPILLSKKANDRAIGGSSSGAIAAFNAAWERPDQFSRVFSSIGTYVGFRGGERFPTLIRKFEPKPIRVFLQDGTNDLNNYVGDWWITAQMMERALQFAGYEVEHAWGDGGHNGIHATAIFPQAMRFLWKDYPKPVAKGQSKNAFTNTIIIPGEDWELVGEGYGFAEGTGVNAAGEVFYQDIPNAKTYKVDLQGHLTQLKIDSKKASGTAFGPDGSRYNSATATNQILKYAANNIETVVADGINVNDLTVANNGNIYVTAPNGAEKPGKIYLVKPNGEKLVVDEGLKFPNGLALSPDQKELYVAESATHWIYAYQVKADGSLTAKQRFGWLHVPDNAENAWADGLKCDRNNRIYAVTNMGIQVMDEIGRVISIIPVPLGKTPANICFGGPNFDVLYVTCQDKVYRRKVGVNGANSFDKPFKAVTPKI, from the coding sequence ATGAAACCAATAAAAGTATTACTTCTTTTTGTGTGTTTTATATCCAGCCTCGCCGTTTCCGCACAGTCGCCGGCCGAAAATTATCCTGTTGATCCGGCATCAATTGATCAAACTGGCGTACCCAAGGGCGATATGATGGAATTTAAATTCGATAGCTCAAAGATATTCCCCGGCACCACGCGTAAATATTGGGTTTATGTGCCCGCCGCGTATGACGGTAAAAAACCGGCATGTCTGTATGTTAACCAGGATGGTATCCAGTTTAAAGCCCCGGTTGTTTTTGATAACCTTATTTACAAAAAAGAGATGCCGGTAACTATTGCGGTGTTTGTACAGCCAGGTAGCATACCGGCCGAAGATGCCGACAACGCATTAAACCGCAATAATCGTAGTTATGAATATGATGGACTGGGCGATAATTATGTTAAATTTTTAATACAGGAATTACTCCCCGAAGTTGAGAAGCAAAAAACCAAAACCGGAAAACCCATCCTGCTTTCAAAAAAGGCCAACGACCGGGCCATAGGCGGATCAAGCAGCGGCGCTATAGCCGCCTTTAACGCAGCCTGGGAAAGGCCAGATCAGTTTAGTCGTGTATTTAGCTCGATAGGTACTTATGTGGGTTTTCGTGGCGGCGAGCGGTTCCCTACTCTCATTCGCAAATTTGAGCCTAAGCCAATAAGGGTATTTTTGCAGGATGGAACAAACGATTTAAATAACTACGTTGGCGACTGGTGGATTACCGCTCAAATGATGGAGCGGGCGTTGCAGTTTGCCGGTTACGAGGTTGAGCACGCCTGGGGCGATGGCGGCCACAATGGAATCCATGCAACGGCCATATTTCCGCAAGCCATGCGTTTTTTATGGAAAGATTATCCCAAGCCGGTTGCAAAAGGCCAATCAAAAAATGCATTTACCAACACCATCATTATACCGGGCGAGGATTGGGAACTGGTTGGAGAAGGTTATGGTTTTGCCGAAGGAACAGGCGTTAATGCCGCAGGAGAGGTATTTTACCAGGATATACCTAATGCGAAAACATACAAAGTGGATTTGCAGGGACACTTAACCCAGCTTAAAATAGATTCAAAAAAGGCCAGCGGCACAGCCTTTGGCCCCGATGGATCGCGTTATAATTCGGCGACTGCTACCAATCAAATTCTAAAATACGCCGCTAATAATATTGAAACCGTAGTAGCTGATGGCATTAATGTAAACGACCTTACGGTAGCTAACAACGGCAATATTTATGTTACCGCCCCCAACGGCGCCGAAAAGCCAGGCAAAATTTACCTGGTAAAACCCAATGGCGAAAAACTGGTTGTTGATGAAGGCCTCAAATTTCCTAACGGACTGGCCCTTAGTCCCGACCAAAAGGAATTATATGTTGCGGAGAGTGCAACCCATTGGATATACGCTTACCAGGTTAAAGCTGATGGCTCATTAACGGCCAAGCAGCGTTTTGGCTGGCTGCATGTACCCGATAATGCCGAAAACGCCTGGGCCGATGGTTTAAAATGCGACCGCAACAACCGCATTTATGCCGTTACTAATATGGGGATCCAGGTGATGGACGAAATAGGCCGCGTAATTTCGATAATCCCCGTGCCCTTAGGAAAAACTCCCGCCAATATTTGCTTTGGTGGGCCTAATTTTGATGTACTATATGTTACCTGCCAGGATAAAGTTTACCGCCGTAAAGTGGGTGTAAATGGGGCTAATTCGTTTGATAAGCCATTTAAAGCGGTTACACCTAAAATTTGA
- a CDS encoding DUF5703 domain-containing protein gives MNKKAFILTNILLIFTIATGFAKPKFPVDTLLDKYNVSWDTPGPGSAQSMPLGNGDIGLNLWVEKSGDLVFYISKTDAWGGELDAQKDEWMKQGGVLMKLGAIRVSVSPDAFANSLNFKQVLKLKTGEIVIQEGKGSSAVTLRVWVDANNPVIRVETQSAGLTTVKVKLENWRAGLTDTILHNQNSRIAWYHHNLSTADAHLANLTFGAIIKGKGLANIDSVTLQSGKKVKSQLISIYPLTSVSTSGHQWLSDLEEKVSQIEKLKLEQTRLTHQQWWRQFWQRSRVFISGDAQAYNVTQGYILQRFVTACAGRGAYPIKFNGSIFVVDNPAKDENADFRAWGGQYWFQNTRAMYWPRLMAGDFDMMRPLFKMYANILPANTAQVQQYYHHEGAYFAETSPFWGGLNFMGPDVKANYTNHYFTPILELSMMMLDYFEYTGDTKFARETLLPIATAGLQFFDQHFSRDTTGKLLLDPDNAIEMFWKVHNPAPDIAGLHAVLSRMIKLPAGMVDEKILSQWKKLYNELPPLPTFNINEKMVLLPYTGPQTAKSFNSENPELYAIYPFRIYGLGKPDLDVAVNTFNTRKQRSKGCWVQDPIQAAMLGQADVAKEYVSFALTRKDPALKFPAFWDKANDYMPDEDNGGNGENGLQQMIMQVDGKKIMLLPAWPLGWDADFKLNAPYNTTVEGKVVNGKLINLKVIPESRIADVIDMTKR, from the coding sequence ATGAATAAGAAAGCCTTCATACTAACTAATATACTCCTGATTTTTACGATAGCTACAGGGTTTGCTAAACCGAAATTTCCTGTTGATACGTTACTTGATAAATATAATGTAAGCTGGGATACACCGGGACCTGGTTCGGCCCAATCGATGCCTTTGGGAAACGGCGACATTGGCCTGAACCTTTGGGTCGAGAAGAGTGGCGACCTGGTTTTCTACATCAGCAAAACCGATGCCTGGGGAGGCGAGTTAGACGCCCAAAAGGATGAGTGGATGAAACAGGGTGGGGTTTTGATGAAACTGGGCGCTATTAGAGTATCTGTAAGCCCTGATGCTTTTGCTAATAGTTTGAATTTTAAGCAGGTGCTTAAGCTAAAAACAGGCGAAATAGTAATACAGGAAGGAAAAGGCAGCTCGGCAGTAACCTTGCGTGTTTGGGTTGACGCCAATAACCCGGTAATAAGGGTGGAAACACAAAGTGCGGGCTTAACAACTGTAAAGGTAAAACTCGAAAACTGGCGTGCGGGTTTAACAGATACCATCTTACACAATCAAAACAGCCGCATTGCGTGGTATCATCATAATTTGTCTACTGCTGATGCTCATTTGGCCAACCTTACATTTGGGGCTATCATTAAAGGAAAAGGACTCGCTAATATTGATAGCGTAACGCTACAGTCAGGGAAAAAGGTTAAATCACAATTGATCTCTATTTATCCCTTAACGTCGGTTTCAACCAGTGGCCATCAGTGGTTATCTGATCTTGAAGAGAAAGTGAGCCAGATTGAAAAACTAAAACTTGAACAGACGCGGCTGACCCACCAGCAATGGTGGCGACAGTTTTGGCAACGTAGCCGGGTATTTATCAGCGGCGATGCCCAAGCTTACAATGTTACACAAGGTTATATTTTGCAGCGCTTTGTTACCGCATGCGCGGGCAGGGGAGCGTATCCTATAAAATTCAATGGGTCTATTTTCGTAGTAGACAATCCTGCTAAAGATGAGAATGCCGACTTCCGTGCATGGGGTGGGCAGTATTGGTTTCAAAATACCAGGGCCATGTACTGGCCGAGGCTTATGGCCGGCGATTTTGATATGATGCGGCCATTGTTTAAAATGTACGCTAATATTTTGCCGGCTAATACCGCGCAGGTTCAGCAATATTATCATCATGAAGGTGCGTATTTTGCAGAGACCTCGCCTTTTTGGGGTGGCCTGAATTTTATGGGCCCCGATGTGAAAGCAAATTATACCAATCACTACTTTACGCCCATACTGGAGTTAAGCATGATGATGCTTGACTACTTTGAATACACAGGTGATACTAAATTTGCCAGGGAAACATTATTGCCAATTGCGACCGCCGGGCTGCAGTTTTTTGACCAGCATTTTAGCCGCGACACCACAGGAAAACTACTGCTCGATCCGGATAACGCGATAGAAATGTTTTGGAAGGTACACAACCCTGCGCCTGATATTGCCGGCCTGCATGCTGTGCTTAGCCGGATGATAAAGTTACCCGCCGGTATGGTAGACGAAAAAATACTTTCGCAATGGAAAAAACTCTATAACGAGTTGCCACCATTGCCGACATTTAATATTAATGAGAAAATGGTATTGCTGCCTTATACAGGTCCTCAAACAGCAAAATCATTCAATAGTGAAAACCCCGAATTATATGCGATATACCCGTTTCGTATCTATGGCTTAGGAAAGCCGGACCTGGACGTAGCTGTAAATACTTTTAATACACGTAAACAGCGTTCAAAAGGCTGTTGGGTGCAAGACCCCATACAGGCAGCTATGTTAGGCCAGGCCGATGTGGCTAAAGAATATGTGAGTTTTGCCCTTACACGTAAAGACCCTGCCCTTAAGTTTCCTGCATTTTGGGATAAGGCCAATGATTATATGCCCGATGAAGATAACGGCGGCAATGGCGAAAACGGACTGCAGCAAATGATAATGCAGGTTGATGGTAAAAAAATAATGCTTTTACCTGCATGGCCACTTGGTTGGGATGCCGATTTTAAACTCAACGCGCCATATAACACAACTGTAGAAGGAAAGGTTGTAAATGGGAAGCTCATTAATCTGAAAGTTATTCCTGAAAGCCGCATAGCCGACGTAATTGATATGACGAAACGATAA
- a CDS encoding YncE family protein: protein MHHPKYTQILENMKFSPVKLLSVGLLFTALTFAATGCIAQATPPRSLLALSKADHILAIIDPLTLKVIARVPVGSDPHEVIASADGKTAYVSIYGGGSLHELSVVDLVAQKPLPAIDTRPFMGPHGLAFAGGKVWFTAEGTKAVGRYDPATGKFDWAMGTGQDRTHMIYVTSNAKQVYTTNVSAGTVSILIDSLLKPAPSPMGFTPPAHQDWVQTVIQVAKGSEGFDVSPDGRELWTAGADDGTISIIDIATKKLTGTIDAKVIGANRLKFTPDGKRVLITSLRTGDLFIYDAASHRELKRINTGHGAAGILVDDDGSRAFIGCTGDNYVAVINLKTLEVTGHIDIRGADGLAWAVRP, encoded by the coding sequence ATGCACCATCCCAAGTATACCCAAATTCTCGAAAATATGAAGTTTAGCCCGGTTAAATTACTTTCCGTAGGTCTGCTGTTCACTGCATTAACTTTTGCCGCAACAGGATGCATAGCGCAGGCTACACCACCGCGTTCACTCCTCGCATTATCAAAAGCCGACCATATCCTGGCGATCATCGACCCGCTTACACTGAAGGTTATCGCACGTGTTCCTGTTGGTTCAGACCCTCATGAAGTTATTGCATCAGCCGATGGGAAGACAGCTTATGTTTCGATTTACGGCGGCGGGAGCCTACATGAACTAAGTGTGGTTGATCTGGTGGCCCAAAAGCCATTGCCCGCTATTGATACCAGGCCATTCATGGGGCCGCACGGCCTCGCATTTGCCGGGGGAAAGGTTTGGTTTACCGCAGAGGGGACTAAAGCTGTTGGGCGCTATGACCCCGCCACTGGTAAATTCGATTGGGCTATGGGAACGGGACAGGACAGAACACATATGATTTACGTAACCAGTAACGCGAAACAAGTTTACACCACAAACGTTTCGGCAGGAACTGTAAGTATTTTGATAGATAGCCTGCTCAAACCTGCTCCTTCTCCAATGGGATTCACACCGCCGGCACATCAAGACTGGGTGCAAACTGTTATTCAGGTAGCTAAAGGATCTGAAGGATTTGACGTATCTCCTGATGGCCGTGAATTGTGGACAGCCGGTGCCGATGATGGTACTATTTCTATCATCGACATTGCTACAAAAAAGCTAACGGGTACAATTGACGCCAAAGTTATTGGGGCTAACCGGCTTAAATTTACGCCAGATGGCAAGCGGGTGTTGATTACGAGCCTTCGAACGGGTGATTTGTTCATTTACGATGCAGCATCGCACCGGGAACTGAAACGCATTAATACCGGTCATGGAGCAGCGGGCATCCTGGTAGATGATGACGGATCGCGCGCGTTTATAGGTTGCACAGGCGATAACTATGTTGCGGTAATAAACCTGAAAACGTTGGAAGTAACCGGGCATATCGACATACGTGGGGCGGATGGATTGGCCTGGGCGGTAAGGCCGTAG
- a CDS encoding 3-keto-disaccharide hydrolase, which yields MKNLTMLSTKLIGHFFQIQIMLLLLVLSAFKVSAGESEPKKDPDVIGRWDITITKGGKSLPSWLEVQKSGTHTLIGRFVYAFGSARPISEVKPDNGKYSFSIPPQWEEGTRNMDFQFEVSGDKLKGTMVFTDGLSYEFTGVRAPVLIRAKSPVWASPVKLFNGKDTKGWHADGKNQWIAEGGILRSPHSGANLITDKTFTDFKLHIEFRYPQGSNSGVYLRGRYELQVIDTKSGDPEPINNQFSSIYGFLPPNKMMAKNPGEWQSYDITLVGRMVTIVANGKTVICDQVIPGITGGAINSQEGEPGPILIQGDHGPIDYRNIIITPVK from the coding sequence ATGAAAAACCTTACAATGTTGAGCACCAAGTTAATTGGCCATTTTTTTCAAATACAAATTATGCTGTTGTTATTAGTTCTTTCGGCGTTTAAAGTATCAGCCGGTGAATCGGAACCAAAGAAAGATCCTGATGTAATTGGCAGGTGGGATATCACCATAACCAAAGGAGGTAAAAGTTTACCCTCGTGGCTGGAGGTGCAAAAATCAGGCACTCACACACTGATTGGCCGCTTTGTGTATGCTTTTGGAAGCGCCCGCCCGATTTCGGAAGTTAAGCCCGATAACGGTAAATATAGCTTTTCTATTCCTCCGCAATGGGAGGAAGGAACCCGCAACATGGATTTTCAATTTGAAGTGAGCGGCGATAAGCTAAAGGGCACGATGGTTTTTACCGACGGCCTAAGCTATGAATTTACGGGTGTTCGCGCTCCTGTACTTATCAGGGCTAAAAGCCCGGTTTGGGCTTCGCCTGTGAAATTATTTAATGGAAAAGACACCAAGGGCTGGCATGCCGACGGCAAAAATCAGTGGATAGCCGAGGGTGGAATTTTAAGAAGCCCGCATTCAGGAGCTAACCTGATCACTGACAAAACTTTTACTGATTTTAAACTCCACATTGAATTTAGATATCCGCAGGGAAGCAATAGCGGCGTTTACCTGAGGGGCAGGTATGAATTGCAGGTTATCGATACAAAAAGTGGCGATCCTGAACCTATAAACAACCAGTTCAGTTCAATCTATGGCTTCCTGCCGCCCAATAAAATGATGGCGAAAAATCCAGGTGAGTGGCAGTCATATGACATTACACTGGTTGGCAGAATGGTAACTATTGTGGCCAACGGAAAAACGGTAATATGCGACCAGGTAATCCCCGGAATAACCGGCGGAGCAATAAACAGCCAGGAAGGCGAGCCCGGCCCAATATTGATACAGGGCGATCATGGGCCGATAGATTACAGGAATATTATTATAACGCCTGTCAAATAA
- a CDS encoding VWA domain-containing protein: METEPQHLRKWRLILGGHQQEGTGFELEEADLKVDRTLEALYDSDKTGGLGASSPNVSRWLGDIRTFFPSSVVQVMQQDALKRLNLTQMLFEKEMLENIEPDVHLVATLMTLSRVIPDKTKDTARQVVRKVVDELVKKLAEPTRQAISGSLSRSVRNTRPRHSEINWGATILKNLKHYQPEYKTIVPENRVGYGRKRSSLKDVILCLDQSGSMGSSVVYSGIFGSVMTYIPVIKTKMVVFDTAVADLTEELTDPVELLFGVQLGGGTDINAALTYCQQIVTKPTDTVMVLITDLYEGGNVNEMRRRAVELVASGVQLVVLLALSDDGAPSYDHRNAQFLADLGVPVFACTPDKFPDLMAAALTKQDVALWAAKEDLVLKK; the protein is encoded by the coding sequence ATGGAAACTGAACCACAGCATTTACGCAAATGGCGGCTGATTTTGGGCGGCCACCAACAGGAGGGTACCGGCTTTGAACTGGAAGAAGCCGACCTGAAAGTCGACCGTACTTTAGAGGCATTATATGACAGTGACAAGACCGGCGGACTGGGCGCTTCCTCGCCAAACGTAAGCCGCTGGCTGGGCGATATTCGCACATTTTTCCCATCAAGTGTTGTACAAGTAATGCAGCAGGACGCGCTTAAGCGACTGAACCTCACCCAGATGTTATTTGAAAAAGAGATGCTCGAAAACATCGAGCCTGATGTTCACCTGGTGGCAACACTGATGACACTGAGCCGGGTTATCCCCGATAAAACCAAGGATACCGCCCGCCAGGTAGTACGCAAAGTGGTTGACGAACTGGTAAAAAAGCTTGCCGAACCTACCCGCCAGGCCATTAGCGGCAGCCTGAGCCGGAGTGTACGCAACACCCGCCCAAGGCACAGTGAAATTAACTGGGGTGCCACAATTCTCAAAAACTTAAAACATTATCAGCCTGAATATAAGACCATTGTTCCCGAAAACAGGGTAGGGTATGGGCGTAAAAGATCGTCGCTAAAAGATGTTATCTTGTGCCTTGATCAAAGTGGATCAATGGGTTCATCCGTAGTATACTCCGGCATTTTCGGTAGCGTAATGACCTATATACCAGTTATTAAAACCAAAATGGTTGTATTTGATACCGCTGTAGCCGACCTCACCGAGGAACTGACCGATCCGGTTGAACTTTTGTTTGGTGTGCAGTTAGGTGGAGGTACCGATATCAATGCTGCACTAACTTATTGCCAGCAAATAGTAACCAAACCAACCGATACCGTAATGGTTTTAATAACAGACCTTTACGAAGGTGGCAACGTAAACGAAATGCGCCGGCGAGCGGTAGAATTGGTAGCCTCTGGCGTACAGTTAGTTGTATTACTGGCATTGAGCGATGATGGCGCACCTTCCTACGACCACCGGAACGCCCAGTTCCTGGCCGATTTGGGTGTTCCTGTTTTTGCTTGCACGCCTGATAAATTCCCCGATTTAATGGCAGCAGCGCTTACTAAACAGGATGTTGCTTTGTGGGCTGCTAAAGAAGACCTGGTTTTAAAGAAATGA
- a CDS encoding formylglycine-generating enzyme family protein, producing the protein MKGLRIKTRQIYSAGLGLMILGVGFSASSCKPKPVAAAVVVKPAIPVKKKAICCESNIPARFPSLAGRQAALLEKADANNTHQGMVFIKPGTFQMGGDNKQASPDEYPKHQVTVDGFWIDVTEVTNAQFGRFVKATHYVTTAEKKPDWNELKKQLPPGTAKPADSLLVAASLVFSAPNHPVDLNDYSQWWVWKTGANWKHPHGPKSSIEGKDNYPVVHISWYDAVAYCKWAGKRLPTEAEWEWAARGGLPNKVYPWGNEPVDAGKIKANTWQGHFPDNNTVKDKFYGIAPVSSFAPNGYGLYDMAGNVWEWCADYYNNGYYKTINRPGGVKNPTGATKSFDPDEPYAIKRVIRGGSFLCNDSYCSGYRVARRMKSTEDSGMEHLGFRCVADK; encoded by the coding sequence ATGAAGGGATTAAGAATAAAAACCAGGCAAATATATAGCGCAGGCTTAGGCCTGATGATATTAGGAGTTGGCTTTTCGGCATCATCGTGCAAACCAAAACCGGTGGCCGCAGCCGTTGTTGTTAAGCCGGCAATACCAGTCAAAAAAAAGGCCATTTGCTGCGAATCTAATATCCCGGCACGTTTTCCGTCGCTGGCCGGGCGCCAGGCCGCTTTGTTAGAAAAAGCCGACGCGAACAACACTCACCAGGGAATGGTTTTTATTAAGCCAGGTACTTTTCAAATGGGGGGCGATAATAAACAGGCATCGCCAGATGAATATCCAAAACACCAGGTTACGGTAGACGGTTTTTGGATAGACGTAACCGAAGTTACCAATGCCCAGTTTGGCAGGTTTGTAAAAGCTACGCACTACGTTACAACGGCCGAAAAAAAACCGGATTGGAACGAGTTGAAAAAACAATTACCTCCCGGAACAGCCAAGCCGGCCGACAGCTTGCTGGTAGCTGCATCGCTGGTGTTTAGCGCGCCCAATCACCCGGTTGATCTGAATGATTATAGTCAGTGGTGGGTTTGGAAAACAGGTGCAAATTGGAAACATCCGCATGGCCCTAAAAGCAGCATTGAGGGGAAAGATAACTACCCGGTAGTACACATTTCATGGTACGATGCTGTAGCATATTGCAAATGGGCGGGCAAACGTTTACCTACAGAAGCCGAATGGGAGTGGGCTGCGCGTGGAGGTCTGCCAAACAAGGTTTACCCCTGGGGTAACGAGCCTGTTGATGCCGGTAAGATAAAAGCCAATACATGGCAAGGCCATTTCCCCGATAATAATACCGTTAAAGATAAATTTTATGGAATTGCACCTGTTTCCAGCTTTGCACCTAATGGTTATGGTTTATACGATATGGCAGGTAATGTTTGGGAGTGGTGCGCCGATTATTATAATAACGGTTACTACAAAACAATTAACAGGCCGGGGGGCGTTAAAAATCCAACAGGGGCTACAAAAAGCTTTGACCCCGATGAGCCTTATGCTATTAAGAGGGTAATTCGTGGCGGATCATTCCTGTGCAACGATAGTTATTGTTCGGGTTACCGTGTTGCCCGCCGGATGAAAAGTACCGAGGATAGCGGCATGGAGCACCTTGGTTTTCGTTGCGTAGCCGATAAATAA